CTCAGATCCAGATACTGAAGGAGAAACTCAACACCGTCAGTCAGCCTTTTGTCTCTGTTACTCTATATTGGCCAAACTGTTATTTTACATCTAAGATTCACTAGCACATCTCTATTGCTAAATAGGTGAGAAGGCATGTGTAATTGTAAGGCAAGTGTGTATAGAAATACATACATTCTATAATCTCTTGCTCTGGCAGGTGTCAATGTGGGTGCAACTTCAGATTCCCAAAATTGAAGATGGGAACAACTTTGGGGTAGCTGTGCAGGTCAGTGTTATGGACTTCTGAGATGACTAAGATATTGTCatatctgatatatatatatatatattatagtcaTTCATATTATGTTTTTTTTACCTGTGCAGgcctattttcatgaatgtttttCCACAGGAAAAAGTGTTTGAATTGTTGACCAACACTCGCACGAAGATTGAGGGATTCCAGACACAGATCTCAAAGTAAGAGACTTAGACCAAAATAATTTCAATTAGTTGTGTAATTACTCTTTACCTACATACTATCTAATTATGTATGTAATCAATGTGTTAATGTGACTAACACACACCTTTATTATTTGATGTGTTGTCAGGTACTACAGTGAGAGAGGGGATGCTGTTGACAAGGCCTCAAAAGAGCCACATGTGGTTAGTTTAActctgtgttttgtgtgtgtgtgtgtgtgcatgcacatgcTCACtttcattggtgtgtgtgtgttaaccataTTGCATATACTTATAACTCAAGGGAGACTACAGGCAGCTGGTGCATGAGCTGGACCAGTACCAGTACTGTGAGCTGCGCATTGTGGTTCTGGAGATCCGCAACACTTATGTAAGCCAAGATGCCTGATGTATCATTCCTTTTTTCCCCTCATTAGAGTTCAAGTGCTCAGCATCCCCATAATGTTCAACCCAGAATTGAATAACATTTACCAGTGTGAACAAGTATTAACCTCAAGAGACCTCAAGTTGTCATTGGAAATCTTACCCTGTTAACAAATTGATTGAGTCCATAATTACAATGCCTCCTGCTATTTTCATTGTACTTACCTACCCTGACATCTTCCACTGTTTGATGCCCTTGACATGAAAGGATGGTGTAAGTGATGATGAAATATTTCAGTGATGTAATTACCCTGCTATTTCTGTCACCCACTCACCAGGCCGTGCTGTTGGACATAATTAACAAGAACTATGACAAGATCAAGAAGCCCAGAGGGGACTGCAAAGCCCTCATCTACTGATGATCAACTGACTGTTGTATGTGCACTGGAGACGGCAATACACCTACTCAACCATTCACTGGTTATGATACAAATCGTGTAGTGCAACATGTTAAGATGATTGTTGGGTAACTGAATACATTCAGACAGTTCATTTAAAAACGTTTTCATTTTCATCAATGATAAAAATAACCCTGCTGTATTACACAATCATTTTTATTCAGATTTCAAAATAAAGCAGTGATAACTGACATATGAAGTGAGTTGTTCTTTTTTGCCTCAAGGTGAGATTTGAAAgtatttaaatattttgtttaGGAAACATGTGAAAAATTTGAGACTTTACTCCATCCTGTGGTAATGTACGTCATCGTCCTGTTATCCAATTCGATCTTATTGGCATTAGGAGTTATCCCATTGAATATAAAGCACCAGAAAAGCGCAAGCAAAAATCATAACTTAGTTTTTATAAAATATCAGGCAGAGACTTTTTGTGCTGTGGAGTGTCAACCATTCTTATCCTAAGACATAAATGTTTAGGTCAGTGCCTCCACACGTCATGGACAtctctctcactgctctctgAGTGGTGGTGAGTAGTCCCTCTCCAGGCCACCAAGGACAGCATCAGCTGGATTGCAAATGATACCAGCCCTGCTACAGCCCCCTCCAGCCCAGATATCCTAGAGCTCCCCCCAGCAGCTGGGAAGGGAACCTATGGTAAGTGAGCCAGCAGACAGAACAGCATCATCAGCCACAAGCCCAGCAGGGAGATGCGGAGCAGGCCCTCCTAGGGCCAGGTAGGGCCCCAATATGGCAGTCTCCTCAGCCAGGAGGCGGCAGCAGAGGAGGAGGGTGTCCTCGGAGACCTCCAAGCCTCGCAACAGCATGCCCGTTTTCAGGCATGAGGCCTTGCCCTCATGGAGCAAGAGTAAAGACTGACCTGGGACACTGGTTCCCTGGCCCAGATTCAGGCCCCCATCCAGTGTAGCAGGCATTGGCTTGTAGCCGCTACCTGCTGCATTCTCCATCAGAGTCAGAAGATGGTGACAGCACCACCACAGCACTCCCATGACAGCTATCTGTGAGAGGtggcaaagggagagagggggttatcgacagatggagaagaggaaggagccCGTGAAGACGCAGGCCCAACCCCAGCATGATCACAGGAACATCCTGAGAGAATTCAAAGCAGACTTCTACAGTAATGTAAGATGG
This genomic window from Oncorhynchus gorbuscha isolate QuinsamMale2020 ecotype Even-year linkage group LG07, OgorEven_v1.0, whole genome shotgun sequence contains:
- the LOC124039155 gene encoding proteasome activator complex subunit 1-like, coding for MTSIDIRPESKKMVDDFCTQLTKEAETLVTSFFPQKIAEMEMLLKKSFSTDGLAALKSPLDIPMPDPAKEEAKRKKKEEKEAKEGKKDKDSDKEDDDAGPACGPIPCNERVESLLKEIKPQIQILKEKLNTVSMWVQLQIPKIEDGNNFGVAVQEKVFELLTNTRTKIEGFQTQISKYYSERGDAVDKASKEPHVGDYRQLVHELDQYQYCELRIVVLEIRNTYAVLLDIINKNYDKIKKPRGDCKALIY